In Indicator indicator isolate 239-I01 chromosome 28, UM_Iind_1.1, whole genome shotgun sequence, the genomic stretch CATTTTGTCATCTGAAGTATTGCTTCTAACAGTAATACTATAAAATTATTCTAACTATACTATGTAAAGATCTTTTAAGCAGAAACTATCATCTCTCTGTGCCATGTATGTTTGGCCAGTTACTGTATCAGCCTACttcttggggattttttttttttcagggtacTTCTAATGGAACAAGGAAAGGAAGCTCTGTATATGTGTAGAGCTAGATAGCACACCTGCCAGGATGAGCAGATAGACCTACGGTAGTGGTTCTGACTGAGTGTAGTGCCTGctaaaaacaaccccaaaattaTTTCTAGTTTGCCTTTATTATGCTTTCATCCTTGTGTTTGCTCAgttcagagcactggagcaatTTGCTCCTCAAGAGGACATCCCTGAAATACATTGTTTCTGACAGGGAGCAAGAATCTATTAAAGATTTGGCTTATGCTTTTTGTAGAAGTTGACATGATAATTGGGAGATGTGAGATTGTTTTCTTAACACACTGGAGTGCAAGaagggcaggagagctggcatgCTTAATAGAGTATGGAGACTTCCCTCCCTATGGCTGCTTGAAGTTTGAGGAGTTGAGAGCTTTCCCCACCTGTTTGCAGATTttattagacttttttttttttcctgtaaagaaATCTGAAGGTCAGTACAATTCTTAGTAGAATCTGTCATTTATGATGATTAAATACCCAGAGATAGACCTTCAAAAAGTGTGGTGCACACTCCAGGAATTCGTTGCATTCATTTCTGTGCAGGTCCGGAAACCAAACTGTATTTTGAAAGCTTGTAAATAGAGGTGGCTGTTACTGCAGACACTTGCAATGATCTGTGGAAACTGAGTTGGGTACTGTCTTGGAGCAGAGATTCCTGCTTTTGAGATAATTACTGAGCAGTGTGGAAATGAAGACTGTTTACTGGGAGATTGTTAGTGACTGACACCATAGCAGCAATTGAGCTGTGTGTGTACCAACCTTTTCTTAAACCTTTCCCTGTGTGAGTCATGGCCATAGCACACTTCCCAGATATGGTTTGTGCTGTGACCTGGGTGTGCAGTCAGAAAGGTGAAAAATCACCAATATGGTTCCTAGGGCAGAAGTAGTGCTGGTGTCCATATCTTTTCATTTCTGGTAATGCTGGCAAGAAGCTTTAAGGAGAGTTTTTATTGCAAGGCTTTATGCTGCAATTGTGTCTTCTGTTCTGCTCTTTGGTAGGGAAGTTGAAGTAGGTGTGCTGAAGGAAATGGTGGGATTCTTTATCAAGGACTTAAAATCTTTCTAGGCACGTTGGCTTATTGTTTGGATTTGCtattgtttattttccttctgagtTTCCTTGGTTAAAAGACATGTAGCAATAGCAGATTAAAGAGGACTGCAATTGTTTTCATCCCAGCAAAAGCTTTGATTGTGCTTTCCTAGAAGTTGGATCAAAATCTGTTTTGTCCAGTGCATGTGAATATTCTGGTTTATTGAAAGTGTTACCTCAGCAGTTTGGTTTTGAAGGGACAGGTTCAACTTTCACTTTGTCTTTTGTACTTAACTGTGGGAATTCATTTGGGGGAAGAATTGCTGCATAATGCTGGAAAGCTCTGAGATAAGGACATCTTGTACAAGTATCCTGTTACTTAAAGGGCATTGAATGTTCATAGTACTAAATAGAATTTTTAAACAGATGGTCATAATTAACATAAAATACATCCACAGATAGTCTCTTTGGTGTTCTAGTAATTATTTCAATGATCTGATACTTCATCATTAATTAAACTGTAGCACAGCCAACAATGAAATTGCATGAAGGAGTTACCAAATTCAAATGCGGAGTGGAGATCTCAGCTTCCTCAAAACAGTTACCTTTTTTCTgtcatcagaagaaaaaaaaatagaatgttAAATCTGTAACTACAACATTTGTGTATTTGCATTTCTAACAAGCTGCTTGGAGAAGCTTGTTCATAGCCCTCAAGTGAACTAACTGGTCTCTAGGTTGCATGGAAAGTCAACATCATCGCTCATTGCCGTGAAgggtggggctgttcagctctTCCATGGAGGTGTGAATTTAAACCTTCATGATGAAAGCTTTAACATAAATGGTTTTGATGAATTTCCTGGGCCTCATGAGATGGGGTGTCTTTTTAGGACAATTTCTGTAaatctctgttttcttcaggaTACATTTATGTAAATGATTTGCATGGCACTACTACACAGAGTGACATGTCTCAAGAAAAAACAATAGCAAGCCAAATTGCTTGCCTTATCATAAATTTTGTCCTAACTATCTGAACTTTACCACATCAGAGATTTTCCTCACTGTGAATTCATGGAAATGGAGTTGTGTGATTGCGTAAGATAGAGATGTATAAAGCAAAACTGAGTACATCAATCTCTGCCCTCAAGTGCTCCAGTGGGTTCTTGGGAGAAAAGGGGCAGAAGCATTGAAAGAGAATCATAAAACTAAAAACTAATCCTGCATTCTTTTAGTGTTTCCTTAGAATTAGTAACTTTTGTTAATTGATTTGCTTTttacagaaggagaaaatgtctctttcttaaaaaaaaattgcaaagctGCATTTAGTTTGGTGTCTTAAGCCTGAATAAGGTGGGCAGAAGGAAGACATCCTTCTGCTTCACTTCAAatggaaataacatttttaacTTCCTATAGCAgccctccagaaaaaaaaaatctatgccTTGACCCTACCCCAGGCCTGTTTTACAACCAGGGAGAGCTTTCAGGGATTTTGAAAAGTTGACATTAGTTGAGATGGTGTGAGAGATGGTTACTGTGATTCATGTCTTCATGTTTTCTGTGCCAGTAAATGCCTTCCTACACTAAAGGTGTATTTAATGCTGAGAGAAGAACTTTAATGCCATGTACTGCGAATAGATTTGACTTCAAGTTATGGTAGTCTGCATTAATTCAGTTCATGAGCCTTTTTTGGTGTAATTGTTAATCTAACGCAAAGCTGGGTTTTTTCAGTACTTGCAACATAATGATTTGGTTTTACTGTATAAAATACTGGAATGgtgatgtttggggttttgtttttaattaaaaatcattCCAAATTAACAGCAAGCATGTGTTAAATACTCTGTTATTCACTTACAGCTGCCAAAACATAGTACAGTGAAATAATGGTCTGCTAGCCTGCTAAACAAGTGTCCAGCTTCCACAATGCCTGTGCAGGCAGCTCAGTGGACAGAATTTCTGTCCTGCCCAATCTGCTACAACGAGTTTGATGAGAATGTGCACAAACCCATCAGCTTAGGTTGCTCTCACACTGTCTGTAAGACCTGCCTGAACAAGCTTCATCGCAAGGCATGTCCTTTCGACCAGACTGCCATCAATACAGACATCGATGTGCTTCCTGTAAACTTTGCACTCCTTCAGTTAGTTGGAGCCCAGGTATGATTTAAGCAAATCTTTGTTTTGCCACTTTGTGTTAAAAGCATTTACATGCCAGTTGCAGTACATGCTgaccttttttcttgtttgaaaaataaagaaaaaaccctATAAGACTTTTATTCTAATATTTGGAAGTCCATCCATACTCTAAAACAACCACACCTTTTCAACAACTTCCTCATAAAACAAAAATGTGTTCTGGTTGTAAGTCGAATTCTTGTTTTAAAAGGCTCTTGAGCAGTGACTGGAGAAAAATACCCACTAGGAAATAGACAATTATCTGTCACACCTGTCATTAGAAAAATGAACCTGCAAATTGGATTTATTCGTTGTACTCTTGCAAGGATTTTGGCTTCTACCTGTCACATGCTCAATAGTAGCCAGCTGTTCAACCATGTTTCAGAAGTGtgtgtataatttttttttttaaatatgcatGATGATAGCTTTTCAGTTGCCTTTTCAGACACTGGCTAATCAGGCCAGGAATGTTCCCTGTGCTGTCTCGTAGCAGTGGCAAAACAGCCATTATAtaaccagtgctgtgctttATGGAGACTAAATAAGTCTGTTCACCTTATGCTGATtcatgtgtttgtttattttactcTTTCTGTAACACCTGGGGGATGCAGTAAGATGTTTTTTACTTTGCCTTTTAATGTCTTACGTCTTGACACAGCTATTGGTAATGACACTGTGTCAAATAGGGTTTGTTTCTCAAGCATACATgttccctttcatttttttatttctcagtttGTGTCAAATCACTGCCTTGATCTTACAACATTCATTTTCCTGGTCCTCCTAACTTCTCACAATATCTTTCAAACAATTCACTGTATTGTGGCTAATACTGCCTCTATTTTCATTGTCTGACCTTGTTATTCTACTTTGAGGTTTTTCCACCAAGTTGAGTTTGCTAGTTCTTCTCTTTGAAGATTTCATTATGCCCAAATTATGCTTAAATTACTTTTAACTTTGcttttgattaatttttttcctgttaatttTGTCTTCTACCTTTCCTTGTCCCTGTATAGTAAATCGTGCTGATCTTGTATACTGACCATCCTCTCAAGTCTTACATTCTTTATTCATCTTTTAAGTACCTTCTCATTAGACCTTGGTTATTGGGTTTTACTCTGTTGAGTACTAACAGAAGTAATCTTTCATCACCATGATTTTCATCTTCATCCCTTTTTGTTATGGGTGGGTCCTGTCTTCTCTAAAAAGCTGTGTGCATCTGCAGTGTTATATAATTAACAGTAGTGATGTTGGTACCATCATAGGCATATTGGGTAGGTCAGCTGGTATATGTAATTctgcttccccttcctcccctttgcATTGTCTTAGGTACCTGATCATCAAACTGTAAAGTTGAGTAATGTAGGAGAGAACAAACATTATGAAGTAGCAAAGAAGTGTGTTGAGGATTTGGCACTCTACTTAAAGCCATTAAGTGGAGGGAAAGGTGAGTCTGTACTGAACAGTGGAATTATGATGTAGCTTACTTCTGACAGCATTGCGTTCTCAGTACTGATTTTAGATATCAGTGGGATAATCCTCATTTTTGTAATAAGATTTCCATTTTGTCTTTAAAAGCTTATCCACACCTGTGAAGATTTttctatttgtttattttaagttTACAAAATATTCTTTAGCTAACAGTAATACCTTCAGGCTAACTTTGTACTAAAGCTGAACACATCCTCAAAGGATGGGTTTGATGTCACTTTAAGACTTTCATTATCAGAAAGAATTTTACTTAATTACACAGAGTTGcctgagagaaaggaagaaaaggtacTTCTGGCTAATATCCCGAGTCCTAGAGAAAGACACAGACTGTtaagcttttttgtttgtcttacTCAGGTAAATTTGATCAGAAGCAATAGTtaacttttctctctttttttttttttttttttgaaggtgtTGCAAGCTTGAATCAGAGTGCACTGAGCCGTCCAATGCAAAGGAAGCTTGTGACACTGGTGAATTGTCAGCTGGTGGAGGAAGAGGGTCGGGTTAGAGCTATGAGGGCAGCTCGATCACTGGGAGAGAGAACTGTTACAGAACTGATCTTGCAGCACCAAAAtcctcagcagctttctgccAATCTTTGGGCTGCTGTCAGGGCACGAGGATGCCAATTTCTAGGCCCAGGTAAGGTACCTGTAGAGTCTGCCACAGAGTATATTTATCTGTACTTGGTTttaagagaaaattctttagaAATATCTTCTGTTCAGCTGAAGATgtaattacttctttttttcaacGTTTTgccaggaagaaagaagagaggaaaaaaaaaaagacagtaaaaTCTGTTGGTTTAAAGTTACAGGGTTTACTTCCCTCCTTATTAACTCTTCTTCAAAACTGTGAGGAAGTATTTCAAAAATCCTAGCAGAGGAGTAGATAAGCATGTCTTCTGCACAGTGCACTGTAACTAACACAGGCTAGTTGTCCCTCTACCTGTGATTAGAACTGGATAAAAAAACAGCAAACGCACTCTCATTCGTGCTTCTAATGGTAAATAAAATCAGCCTAACTTTAGTTGCAGTATATCTTAATTTTATAAATTTATAGTGATCATGTTTATATCTTTGACAGAAACAGCAAATTCTTAGTTAAGAATGCTGCTGAAGGCAAGCccagaaatgaaaaggaaattctttttaaactggaagtagttctctgattctaataACTGATAGCATTTCTGTACTGGTCCTGGAGTATTTTATACAGTTTTGTGGTGTAGCATTGATTCCAAAATGACAAGGACTACAAGACTGCACAGTGGAGAAAAGcataaaaaatgcattttttatgTATGTATTATTGAAACTTAGTTTTAGCTTTTTAAATTTGAGCTTAGAGAGCTTCCGAATACTTCTAAACTAGAAAATTTCTTAATGTTTAcaaagatctttttttcttagGATTAGTCAAATAAGAAAGGAATTATGATCAGGATGTTTCAGCTGCTCTTACTTGTCATGTTAATATATGCTAGCCTTGCTATTTTCTGGCAATACATTTCACTTCCTGTCTTTTGTGTCTTAAAGCTATGCAAGAGGAGGCACTGAAGCTTGTATTACTGGCACTGGAAGATGGCTCTGCACTCTCAAGAAAAGTTCTGGTACTTTTTGTTGTGCAAAGGCTAGAACCAAGATTTCCTCAGGCCTCTAAAACAAGCATTGGTCATGTTGTGCAGCTACTGTATAGAGCATCATGCTTTAAGGTAAAATACTAATCCTTGAAGTTTGTTATTGTGAATTCATGCAGCTTCAGAGAACCTGAGCTAGAAATAGTATCTTTCACCTGTAAAATGTTACATAAATTCAGTTTCCACACATTTGAATAGTGTAGACTGTAAGATTTTTATCTAGAGCTGTCACGAAGTAGTTGTTTGATATTTTaaattccctgaaaaaaaaggacagtCACATATGCAATTAGCTGGAATAGATTCCAAAATTGCTGCCCTCATGattagctgctcctcatcatCTCTGAAAGAGGCATGAAACCAGACTCTGAAGGCACTCCCAGCCTGCTTCAGGAAGAAgttaaatatattaatataatCACTATTGACTTTATTTAGATTCATAAGAGCTGACCATGGCCACACTGGCCTGGATGCTCCCAAAGCTTAGAATCCAATCACAACATTCCAAGAAAAACTTTTGGAGTGTTGTAACTGAGAGCTTCACAAGCCTGAGTGCCAGATGTGAGAGAGTGGCACCATACAAAGAGTGCTGTCAGCTGGGACTCCGGCATTGTATTGCCACATGTTTGTGTCACTGTCTTTTGTTTTGTCTATATCTCTGCCTTGCTTTGAAGAGCTGCTATAATTTAGATATCTAGGGCTGGGTTGTTTAAACTGAATATTCCCaggtctgcctggagaagaatgAAAAGTTAATTCAATGGATCTTTTTCTGAATCACTGTGAAATGTTGATTGGTTTAGTGATGCTGTGATAatcattaaaataatgaaaacctctgctctcctttgacaAATTTCTTCTATAACCTAAGAGTTTTATTTAGCATTTATAGTGGGCTCTCAGTTAATTCTTCTGTTCTTTAAATGTTGATATcttaaaacatttcatttaaGTAAATTCTGGAGACTTTCCTATTTCTTTAAGTCATCCTTTAATATTGTGTAGCAAAAGCTACTAGTGGAAGTAGTATTTCCTGTGACTTGAGCAAATCCTATCAATTTCCTGGTTGGAAACCAATACTTTTGTGATTTGTGCTGTCTTTTTCTAatggggatttttgttgttaaagGAGGAGTATTTAACTAACCATTACTATTTATTAGGTCACTAAAAGAGATGAAGATTCTTCTCTGATGCAGCTTAAAGAAGAGTTTCGTAGTTACGAGGCTTTGCGAAGGGAGCACGATGCCCAAATAGTTCACATTGCGATGGAAGCAGGACTTCGAATATCACCAGAACAATGGTCTTCTCTTCTTTATGGTGACTTGGCACATAAATCACACATGCAATCCATTATTGACAAGGTTCGTcaaaggaattattttaatatctttGTAGAATTAGATTTTGCTATTAAAtattacagtgaaaaaaactGCTTGAGATAAATTTTTGTCTTTAGTCATATCAAATATTAATTAAAGAATGaagggttttttcccccactgctgTGTGTTCTTCATATGAAGACATTGTGGTTTTCAGTAGTTTGACATTCCCTTTCTTGTGTCTTGTGATGAAGCTTCATAGGGCAGATTCTGAGCTGAGAATAAAATTTCTCTCCACTGATTCTCTCTAGATGCCATCTGAAGACACTGCATATTGAGAATCTTTTTTAGCTCAGTAGTTCACAGTTGTAAGATGCAGCACACTAATGCTCACTTTGTTTTCAGCTCCAATCTCCAGAATCTTTTGCAAAGAGTGTACAAGAGTTGACAATTGTCTTGCAGCGCACAGGGGATCCTGCAAACTTAAACAGGCTGAGGCCTCATTTAGAGCTCCTGGCAAACATAGATCCAAATCCAGGTACGCAAATGATATTTTTCATATCTAGCAAAGTAAATTGAGATGATAAACTCCATTCTTGGTTTCAGAATTCTCATTAATTAGCATACTGTATCATAAACTATTCAGGGCTTTCCGAGTCCTGTCCTAGTACTTGGTATTTTGAAGTACTAGAAGAGTTGCCTCTTCTTTATGATACTACAGGGATTACTGAAGACTGACAACTCTGCTTTGAATCATTTTAGATGCAGCGTCTCCAACCTGGGAGCAGCTGGAAAACGCAATGGTGGCTGTAAAGACTGTGGTGCATGGGCTGGTGGATTTCATCCAGAATTACAGTAGAAAAGGCCATGAAACTCCACAGGTAGCTGTGTTCAGTCATTGCATTATATGTCTTAATGTACATTGACTGAAAGGTGCAACTTTGAAACATTACTGTTGATTGGAATATTTGTGGTCTTTTCTGTGGAATAattgatgataataataatgactGCATTCAGGTTTTGAGAACTTCATGTTTCTGAAAGTGAAATGCAGCAGAGGTTGCTGTCATGAGATCCACACAATGGCAATGCACATAGCGCATAACAAGAAGTTTCCTTAGGTTTTCTGATTAAAGATGCCAAATGTAAAACAAATCTACCATGGAtatgttttgtgtgttttaagCCTATTTTTGTCACTGTATGTTAgattgtttatttcttttttcttctttttttttttttaagccacaaCCAAATAGCAAATATAAAACAAGTATGTGCCGAGACCTTCGACAGCAAGGGGGCTGTCCAAGAGGAACAAACTGTACATTTGCTCATTCTCAGGAAGAGCTTGAAAAGTGAGTGTGggagatatttttttattattatcattttGGCCCCTTCCTTTGCCTGTCATCTCCATCCAATTTCTTCTGCATGTCTATGCATTTGGAAGGATTTGTGAATCCTCTTGAAGTGACAACTCTTTACATGAAAATGAAGATATGGTAAAGCAATGTCTGCGCATTAGTTTCAATTTTAGATGAAGTaaaatttcttttcctaaaaATGAGTCTCGGCTCAGTGCCTGTCAGGGATTGATTATATTACCTACAAGAATGAGAATGATGATTAAAGTTTAATTGATTAAGAAATAAAGTGAGTTATTTGATCGGCGTACAATATCTGCATTCTTGAAGCTGTTTTCACCCAAATCCATTTTCAAAGTACTGCAGAAGTGGCTATTCTAACAAAGGACAATCTTTGCTTACAAGGAAGACACTGATGTTCTGTTTGCAGGTTGTTGAAAATAAGCACACATTTCTGAAgtcttgtaatttttttatcaTGTGCCTCTTTATCCCTTCCTTTGTCTGGTTTTACAAATACATTAAGCTTCACCAGAAGCACGTTTGAAGTCatctttcttttgtgtgtttgtaCATGTGTTTGTTTATAGATACCGCTTgaggaacaaaaaaatcagtgcaACAGTGAGAACATTCCCTCTACTAAATAAAGTTGGTGTAAATAGCACTGTCTCAACCACAACAGGAAATGTAATATCTGTCATAGGAAGTCCTGAAGCAACAGGGAAGATGGTGCCAAGTACTAATGGAATGACTAACCTAgaaagtggtgttccccagttGATCCCTCGCTGTGCAGACACCTCCTTGAGAGCTTTGGAGAACAccaagaagggagggaaaagtggAGTCAATGGCCAAAATGTTTCTGGATCCCCTACAGAATCACTACCTGAAAAGTAAGTAACTTTTTTTCATAAAGACAACTAAGCACAACTTCTTACCTTTAGATTATAGAGCTTTTGGATGGCAAACAATAGGTGCgatggtgtggggggaatttcagctcacactgacacaatagTTACTCAATTCTGGCCCTGCTTTGGAGTTGTTGCTGGTGCTCAGTGGCTGCAGAGTTGTGTAAGATCTACTGCAGTGCAGATACTGTTATACAAAGTCTGGGGATTCAAGTTGCCAGAGCTAGCATGGGTTGTTATAGCTGTTGACTACTGCCATGCAATATAAATAAAATGGTAAATCTCTCCCTTTTACTGTGTTCTCAGCCTGGTATCTTACTTGGTATTGAGTTACTGCAAacaaatagattttaaaaaatggcaCTCAAACTTTGGCTTTTCCTGATGTCAAGAAGGATGCCTATAGTGCACAATGCCTTAATAATCTTGGGAAGCTTTTAGTTTTGGGGGTTTCCTTCAAAACTTTTCAGATACTTCTCTCCGAAGCACTGAGCCTCTAAACAACCTTTCAAAGCCTTTGCCTTTTCCAGAATACACTTCACAAGTGGTGTGTAAGCTTCTGTCTTTATTCCAAAATACCTGCTTTTGACTTCCCTTAGGGGAACATCTGAGACATAATACAAATACTTTGGGGTATAAAAAATTACAGAGGAAATGGCAAGGCCCAAATTTCTACATTACATGAGAGCATACATGAAGAGATGACTAACTGAAATAAGTAAAGATCTGCTTAATGATTTTATGGTAATCCTTTTCAGTAAAATCGGTTCTCCACCCAAGACTCCTGTAAGCCAGGCAGCTGCTACCTCAGCTGGTCCTCCTAATATTGGAACAGAAGTTAATTCTGTGCCTCCAAAATCCAGCCCATTTGTTCCCAGAGTACCTGTCTACCCTCCACATTCTGATAATGTTCAATATTTCCAAGATCCCAGGACTCAGCTGTCATATGAAGTTCCACAGTACCCACAGACAGGTGAGTGAAATGAGTACTGGGTCAAAAATAGCTTTGAACTTTTCTCTAGATAATCTGAGTGCGGAAAAAGTAACTTTAATGTCAATCTTGTAGATTTATCTTTTAATATCAGCTGAATCTTCACTTAATGGAATACTACTCTGGTCTATTGCTGAGTGTGGGAGGGACCTGTAGTTTGCTTCCACTGTTTGTGGTTCTTGTCTTTGTGTGCTGTATGTTATGCAACTTCTATCTTAGCATCCAGAAGAACTTGAACCTCAAGGtctttcatctgcttttccctttgttAGCATTTAATTGCATTTATTTAGACTTGCTCACCTCATGGCCTCTCCGTGAGGCTATCCATAGACAGGATTCAGACCCAGAGACATAGCTTGCTTCTACTGTGATACTTAAATATCTTTGTGCTTCTCAAATGTTTTTGAAAGGTTTTGGTCTCTGTTTAGGTTGCAGTGTGTCCATTTATATTCAGGAAAATAATTGGGTGTTATGACTCGGGTCATTTACAGGCTCTCAAACAAAAGGTAGAGGTGTTCTGACAAccctctgaaaagaaaaaagaataagcCAAGTGTGAAATGCTTATTTATGGTCCTTTggacttactttttttttttagcagtatAGTTTTTACTTTTAGAGAGAACTATTTTGTCTTCCTATAATGAAGTGCTGAAGATACTGTCTCTCCAGTTCCATAGTCATACCATAGTACAAAGGAGCAATTGCAGAGAAGCTCAGGGTCAAGATGGTAAAGGGTCAGTACTACATCTACAAATATGATGGTTGTGTGTTAAATTATATTCCACAGAAAAAGATAGGGTCAGTAACAAGTTTGTAAAGTGTGACTCTTCATTCTCTAGAGGTCTTATGAGCACTACTTACAGTTCTAGAAGGTGTAAAATTCTGGGTCATATGTGGTTACATTAAATATGCCTTTTTCCAATTTTTAAGGATATTATCCACCACCTCCAACAGTACCAGCTGGTGTGGCTCCTTGTGTTCCTCGCTTTGTGAGGTCCAATAACGTTCCAGAATCCTCCCTCCCACCTGCTTCCGTGCCATATGCCGATCATTACAGTACATTTCCCCCTCGAGATCGACTGAATTCTCCTTACCAACCTCCTCCTCCGCAGCCGTATGGACCAGTTCCTCCTGTCCCTTCTGGAATGTATGCTCCAGTTTATGACAGCAGGCGCATCTGGCGCCCACAGATGTACCCACGAGATGATATTATTAGGAGCAATTCTTTACCTCCCATGGATGTGATGCACTCATCTGTCTATCAGACATCATTGCGtgagaggtacaactctttggATGGGTATTACTCTGTAGCTTGTCAACCTCCAAACGAACAGAGGACGGTGCCTTTACCGAGGGTAAGTGACAGCCAGAAAGGGAAGGATGTAGTTTTGGTTCTGAAGGTTGTTAATACAAAATTGGTAAATAATTAGCATAgacttttttctgtttatttgggGTTAGAACGATCAAGACAAGTGACATGTACCAAGttcttgttttgattttaaCCTTAATAAAATAGCTTATAAAATAGACCACCCTAATCTGCATTAGAAACaagagcttctctgcttcttcaaTTCCCATGTATATTGTTTGAATTAATTGCATATATTTTGAGTTGCCATACATGGATTAAGTTCTTTTCCAAGGAAGGCCTTCTGAAATTGTTCTAGTGATATGAATGGAAGGTTACAGACTCAAGGGAATTTGGAGTTCCAAGTAGGACCATGCAAGTATTTTCATTCTGATTGAGTATGATAGGATATACAATCTTGTATTCGTTATTACTAGGAGCCTTGTGGCCATTTGAAGACTGgttatgaggagcagctaagaCGGAAGCCAGAGCAATGGGCACAgtaccacacacaaaaaactccTCTGGTATCATCTACCCTTCCTATGGCAACACCATCTCCAACAccaccttctcctctcttcagtGTAGATTTCAGCACAGAGGTGGGAAAGCCAAAgaactttattttcctttcctgtttctgTAAAATGCCATTTAATATTTCTAGTAAAGGATTTCTGCCCACCATCTCTTGTTCATAAAATTAACTTAATCCTATATTGAAAGGGAAGTAATCTCTAAACATGAACGTGTTCACTTTGATATTAAGGTGATGCTAAACATGACTGTGGGGAGAAATGGTCAAGAAGTGAAATGATTCAATTTACCCTCACTAAATGTAGTTTTATTGAACTGGCCTTGTGAACCTCCAGGATTTTTGTGTAGGGAGGCAGAAAAGGTCTTGACTctgtgtgagcactgctcagtAGCAATGAAAATGTTGCTGTATT encodes the following:
- the RC3H2 gene encoding roquin-2 isoform X3, translated to MPVQAAQWTEFLSCPICYNEFDENVHKPISLGCSHTVCKTCLNKLHRKACPFDQTAINTDIDVLPVNFALLQLVGAQVPDHQTVKLSNVGENKHYEVAKKCVEDLALYLKPLSGGKGVASLNQSALSRPMQRKLVTLVNCQLVEEEGRVRAMRAARSLGERTVTELILQHQNPQQLSANLWAAVRARGCQFLGPAMQEEALKLVLLALEDGSALSRKVLVLFVVQRLEPRFPQASKTSIGHVVQLLYRASCFKVTKRDEDSSLMQLKEEFRSYEALRREHDAQIVHIAMEAGLRISPEQWSSLLYGDLAHKSHMQSIIDKLQSPESFAKSVQELTIVLQRTGDPANLNRLRPHLELLANIDPNPDAASPTWEQLENAMVAVKTVVHGLVDFIQNYSRKGHETPQPQPNSKYKTSMCRDLRQQGGCPRGTNCTFAHSQEELEKYRLRNKKISATVRTFPLLNKVGVNSTVSTTTGNVISVIGSPEATGKMVPSTNGMTNLESGVPQLIPRCADTSLRALENTKKGGKSGVNGQNVSGSPTESLPENKIGSPPKTPVSQAAATSAGPPNIGTEVNSVPPKSSPFVPRVPVYPPHSDNVQYFQDPRTQLSYEVPQYPQTGYYPPPPTVPAGVAPCVPRFVRSNNVPESSLPPASVPYADHYSTFPPRDRLNSPYQPPPPQPYGPVPPVPSGMYAPVYDSRRIWRPQMYPRDDIIRSNSLPPMDVMHSSVYQTSLRERYNSLDGYYSVACQPPNEQRTVPLPRFSESVSDLSGTKFEEDHLSHYSPWSCGTIGSCINAIDSEPKDVIANSNAVLMDLDSGDVKRRVHLFETQRRVKEEDPIIPFSDGPIISKWGAISRSSRTGYHTTDPIQATASQGSATKPISVSDYVPYVNAVDSRWSAYGSESTSSARYAERDRFIVTDLSGHRKHSSTGDLLSIELQQAKSNSLLLQREANALAMQQKWNSLDEGSRLTLNLLSKEIDLRNGETDYTEDSADTKPDRDIELELSALDTDEPDGQGEQIEEILDIQLGISSQDDQLLNGTTVENGHPLKQHQKESMEQKRQSLGEDLVILEEQKTILPVTSCFSQPITTSVSNASCLPISTSVSVGSLILKTAHIMSEDKNDFLKPVANGRMVNS
- the RC3H2 gene encoding roquin-2 isoform X4; its protein translation is MPVQAAQWTEFLSCPICYNEFDENVHKPISLGCSHTVCKTCLNKLHRKACPFDQTAINTDIDVLPVNFALLQLVGAQVPDHQTVKLSNVGENKHYEVAKKCVEDLALYLKPLSGGKGVASLNQSALSRPMQRKLVTLVNCQLVEEEGRVRAMRAARSLGERTVTELILQHQNPQQLSANLWAAVRARGCQFLGPAMQEEALKLVLLALEDGSALSRKVLVLFVVQRLEPRFPQASKTSIGHVVQLLYRASCFKVTKRDEDSSLMQLKEEFRSYEALRREHDAQIVHIAMEAGLRISPEQWSSLLYGDLAHKSHMQSIIDKLQSPESFAKSVQELTIVLQRTGDPANLNRLRPHLELLANIDPNPDAASPTWEQLENAMVAVKTVVHGLVDFIQNYSRKGHETPQPQPNSKYKTSMCRDLRQQGGCPRGTNCTFAHSQEELEKYRLRNKKISATVRTFPLLNKVGVNSTVSTTTGNVISVIGSPEATGKMVPSTNGMTNLESGVPQLIPRCADTSLRALENTKKGGKSGVNGQNVSGSPTESLPENKIGSPPKTPVSQAAATSAGPPNIGTEVNSVPPKSSPFVPRVPVYPPHSDNVQYFQDPRTQLSYEVPQYPQTGYYPPPPTVPAGVAPCVPRFVRSNNVPESSLPPASVPYADHYSTFPPRDRLNSPYQPPPPQPYGPVPPVPSGMYAPVYDSRRIWRPQMYPRDDIIRSNSLPPMDVMHSSVYQTSLRERYNSLDGYYSVACQPPNEQRTVPLPREPCGHLKTGYEEQLRRKPEQWAQYHTQKTPLVSSTLPMATPSPTPPSPLFSVDFSTEFSESVSDLSGTKFEEDHLSHYSPWSCGTIGSCINAIDSEPKDVIANSNAVLMDLDSGDVKRRVHLFETQRRVKEEDPIIPFSDGPIISKWGAISRSSRTGYHTTDPIQATASQGSATKPISVSDYVPYVNAVDSRWSAYGSESTSSARYAERDRFIVTDLSGHRKHSSTGDLLSIELQQAKSNSLLLQREANALAMQQKWNSLDEGSRLTLNLLSKEIDLRNGETDYTEDSADTKPDRDIELELSALDTDEPDGQGEQIEEILDIQLGISSQDDQLLNGTTVENGHPLKQHQKESMEQKRQSLGRSRKQSCP